The following coding sequences lie in one Stigmatopora argus isolate UIUO_Sarg chromosome 5, RoL_Sarg_1.0, whole genome shotgun sequence genomic window:
- the fem1c gene encoding protein fem-1 homolog C, translating into MDLKTAVFNAARDGKLRLLEKLLENKDVREVTKLMGEKTNGATPLLMASRYGHLDLVEYLLECCRAPVEVGGSVNFDGETIEGAPPLWAASAAGHLKVVQSLLGHGASVNSTTLTNSTPLRAACFDGHLDIVKYLVEHKADLEVANRHGHTCLMISCYKGHREIAQYLLERGADVNRKSVKGNTALHDCAESGSLEIMRMLLQYRAAMEQDGYGMTPLLSASVTGHTNIVDYLTAHHQTSHKERIDALELLGATFVDKKRDLLGALKYWKKAMDLRYMDSNSVVHKPEPNQLIMAYDYAREVTNGEELDGLISDPDEMRMQALLIRERILGPQHPDTSYYIRYRGAVYADSGNFERCINLWKYALDMQQSNLDPLSPMTASSLLSFAELFSFMLQDRAKGLLGTSVSFEDLMGILSKSVLEIERAVRQRRSLPPDPAQLSKALSIILHLVCLLEKVPCTMEQDHFKKETIYRFLKMQPRGKNGFSPLHLAADRNTTCVGRYPVCKFPSLTVTAILMECGADVNSRDDDDNSPLHIAASNGHSDIMNLLVSGGSHFDSTNAFRQTACELLDEKELARNVVQPINHTTLQCLAARVIVKHSLRYQGNIPEKLEAFVQLHR; encoded by the exons ATGGATTTAAAGACGGCGGTGTTCAACGCGGCCAGAGACGGGAAGCTCCGCTTGCTCGAAAAGCTCCTGGAGAACAAAGATGTACGCGAGGTGACCAAGCTGATGGGCGAGAAGACGAACGGCGCCACGCCGCTGCTCATGGCTTCTCGCTACGGCCACCTGGACCTGGTGGAGTATCTTCTCGAGTGTTGCCGGGCGCCCGTCGAGGTCGGCGGCTCGGTCAACTTCGACGGGGAGACCATCGAGGGAGCCCCGCCGCTATGGGCCGCTTCGGCCGCCGGTCATTTGAAGGTGGTCCAGTCGCTGCTCGGACACGGCGCCTCCGTGAACAGCACGACGCTGACCAACTCCACGCCGCTCCGGGCGGCCTGTTTCGACGGTCACCTGGACATCGTCAAGTACCTCGTGGAGCACAAGGCCGATCTGGAGGTGGCCAACCGGCACGGGCATACGTGTCTTATGATCTCCTGCTACAAAGGACACAGGGAGATCGCTCAGTACCTGTTGGAGAGAGGCGCCGACGTCAACAGAAAGAGTGTTAAAG GCAACACGGCGCTCCACGACTGCGCCGAATCAGGTAGCCTAGAGATCATGCGGATGTTGTTGCAGTACCGGGCAGCCATGGAGCAGGACGGCTATGGCATGACGCCGCTCCTATCTGCTAGTGTCACGGGTCACACCAACATTGTCGACTACCTGACAGCACACCACCAG ACGAGCCATAAGGAGCGCATCGACGCCCTGGAGCTGCTGGGGGCCACATTCGTGGACAAAAAGAGAGACCTGTTGGGAGCCTTGAAATACTGGAAGAAAGCAATGGACTTGAGATATATGGACAGCAATAGCGTGGTCCATAAACCCGAACCCAATCAGCTGATCATGGCCTACGACTATGCCCGGGAG GTTACAAATGGGGAGGAACTGGACGGGCTCATATCAGACCCCGACGAGATGCGCATGCAGGCCTTGCTCATCCGTGAGCGAATCCTGGGCCCGCAGCACCCGGACACGTCCTACTACATCCGCTACCGCGGTGCCGTCTACGCCGACTCGGGGAATTTCGAGCGGTGCATCAACCTTTGGAAGTACGCTCTGGACATGCAGCAGAGCAACCTGGACCCCCTCAGCCCCATGACTGCGTCCAGCCTGCTGTCGTTCGCCGAGCTCTTCTCATTCATGCTGCAAGACCGTGCCAAAGGCCTGCTGGGCACGTCTGTCTCCTTCGAGGACCTCATGGGTATCCTCTCCAAAAGTGTGCTGGAGATTGAGCGGGCTGTTCGCCAAAGGCGCTCACTGCCACCGGATCCCGCCCAGCTCAGCAAAGCGCTATCCATCATCCTGCACCTTGTCTGTCTTCTGGAGAAGGTGCCCTGCACCATGGAGCAGGACCACTTCAAGAAAGAGACCATCTATAG GTTCCTTAAGATGCAGCCGCGTGGCAAAAACGGCTTCAGCCCGCTCCACCTGGCCGCCGACCGCAACACTACCTGCGTGGGCCGCTACCCCGTCTGCAAATTCCCCTCGCTCACCGTCACCGCCATTCTGATGGAGTGCGGCGCCGACGTCAACAGTCGAGATGACGACGATAACAG CCCGCTCCACATAGCCGCGTCCAACGGCCACTCCGACATCATGAACCTGCTGGTGTCGGGCGGCTCTCACTTCGACAGCACAAATGCCTTCCGGCAGACGGCCTGCGAGCTCCTGGACGAAAAAGAGCTGGCTCGGAATGTCGTGCAACCCATTAATCACACCACGCTGCAGTGCCTGGCCGCCCGGGTCATCGTCAAGCACAGCCTCCGCTATCAGGGGAACATCCCAGAAAAACTGGAGGCCTTCGTGCAGCTCCACAGATAA
- the tmed7 gene encoding transmembrane emp24 domain-containing protein 7, producing the protein MYGSLRVVLQVLWAQLLLCGLALGSELTFELPDNAKQCFYEEITTQTKCTLEFQVVTGGHYDVDCRLEDPDGTTLYKEMKKQYDSFTFTAAKDGTYKFCFSNEFSTFTHKTVYFDFQVGEDPPLFPNENRATALTHLESACVTIHEALKSVIDYQTHFRLREAQGRSRAEDLNTRVAFWSIGEALVLLVVSISQVVLLRSFFSDKKTTTTRVGS; encoded by the exons ATGTACGGCTCTTTGCGAGTGGTATTGCAGGTGCTTTGGGCCCAGCTCCTTCTGTGCGGCTTGGCGCTTGGCTCCGAGCTTACGTTCGAGCTTCCTGACAATGCCAAGCAATGCTTCTACGAAGAAATCACTACCCAAACCAAGTGTACTCTGGAATTCCAG GTGGTGACAGGGGGACATTACGATGTAGACTGCCGCCTGGAAGATCCAGATGGCACAACACTCTACAAGGAGATGAAAAAACAATATGATAGCTTCACGTTCACCGCAGCCAAGGATGGCACGTACAAGTTCTGCTTCAGCAACGAGTTCTCCACTTTCACGCACAAGACTGTCTACTTTGACTTCCAAGTTGGGGAGGATCCACCACTCTTCCCCAATGAGAACAGGGCCACTGCTCTCACCCAC CTCGAGTCAGCCTGCGTTACAATCCACGAGGCCCTCAAGTCAGTCATCGACTACCAGACGCACTTCCGCTTACGTGAGGCGCAAGGACGCAGCCGCGCCGAGGACCTGAACACACGCGTGGCCTTCTGGTCCATCGGTGAGGCTCTGGTCCTGCTGGTGGTCAGCATCAGCCAGGTGGTTCTACTCCGAAGCTTCTTCTCCGATAAGAAGACGACCACCACCCGTGTTGGATcataa